The window CTTGCCTGGTTGCCAAGACAGCCTGGAGACAGAGGGATGTGAGGAATGGAGATGGGTGCCCTGAGGAATTCCCTGTGGAATGTGAGTGTGGAGCTCAGAAGGACAAAGCCCTGTCTGTCAAACTCTTGCAGTTTGGTTGTGCAGTTGGAAGAAGGTCCAGCTTCAGCAAATCCCTCCTTTTGGGCTTCAGTTTCCCCAGCTGACAGTGGGAATAATCCAGGTCAGGCACTGCATGTAgagctttgggaagggaagatgaAGTAGTTGAGTGCAGGAGAGGTTATAAAGTTATAACATTATATTATCAACTTTCATTTTTATGTGAAGACAGTGAGCAGCTGTTGAGTTTTGGTCCTGCAGATTCTCCCTTTTTTGGTGTGCAGTTCATGAACTGGGAGGCACAGACCCCAGATTTTCCCAGATAAATGTCAAAGCTGTGTATCTGTCAAGAGAAAGGCCAGTAAATGGTGTCTGAAGTAGTTATTAATCTTTAGAATTAGTTGCTCCAAGTCCAGATTGCAAGAacatgaaacaacaaaaaaaatgaaattaaattaggGAGATTTATCATGAACAGCTGCTTCACACAGGTTTGGGTTTCAGTGAGAGCACAGACAGGTGAAATATCAGCACAGAGACATGAATTAAGCAGGAAAACTCCAAGGAAAAATCTTGTTTATTCTGTGCAACCAGCCATGTCATTTGTCACCTTCCAGCACGGGAGTCAGGGCATGGGTGGGAGCTCCTGGTTGTGCCTGAGAGGTGCTTTATCAAAGCCCAGGTATTAACATTGCAACAAACAGGGGAGATtggtttttaaaaggaattggAGACATCCTGTGGTGTCAGGGGAAGTTCTCTGAGCAATAAAATCCAGTCACAGGTTAAATGAAGTCTTGTGTAGTGATTTATCCTCCTCTAGAGGTCCTGAGGCTGCCTGAGGGTGCCCTTCACtaaccccagcacagctgctgattTCAGGGGGTGTTTGGGTGAGGTTTGGGTgcagagggcagtgccctgtggcTGCTGAGCTCTGTCTCCACCCAAAGGTCACACTTCAGCcactgaggagctgctttgCCACAGGCTGACCTGGGCCATCAGTTATCCACAGTTATTATTAAATGTAGAAGAGAGGAACAGCCTGAGGGAagtgtttaaaggaaaactggGATAAATAGTGTTTTAAATGTGTGGCTCAGCTCTGGGGCAGAGGAGGAATGGTGGGATGGTGCCCAGCAGGTGACAGGGACCTGGAGCTGTGATTTGTACAGGGACAGTCTCAGCAGCCTGGGGGAGGGTGAAGCCTCTGTGGCACAAAGTGCTCTCCAGCCCAAATGCacaatcccagccctgggaacctCATGGGGTCACCTCAAACCCTGTCAGCTCCCCAAAACTCCAGTCAGACCTTTGGGAACAAGTGTCATGTCCTTGCAGGAGAAATCTAAGGATCAAGCAGTGATTAAGATCATGCAAAcacagagccacatccagtcattgTATCTCCACAGGGATCCCCTCTCAGGCACTTGCCATCAGGACTCCTTTGGGAATCCACAGACCACACAGAGGCAGGACACTTGTTCTCCTGTTCCACTGGGACCTCCTTGTACTGCTCCAGCTCTGAGGGAGGTGACCCTCCCTCCCCAGTTCAACTCCTCATTCTCTTTCCCTACCCCTCTACTTTCCCCCATAACAGAAATCCATGCTTGGCTTTACTTCCCAGCTACATTTCCTGGCATGAACTGAGCAGGTTTTGTTGCTCAGAAGCTTTTTATAGCAGCAGAGACATGGACAGAACTATCTCAAAGCACAGTTACTTCTAGAAACCTTGTAAACACCTGAACTTTAAATAAGCTAAAtgtaataatttaaatacagaGCTTTCAAAAccacatttctccttttctccaggttccCATCACCACATTCTGGCAAGCTTGGAGATGAAATGCTTTGGCTACCACCTCCATCCAGCTGTTGACACCTGGGCATGGATCACAGTGACCTGGCACTGCTTTCAGGTATAAGGAAGAATTGGAagatttttgttgtgtttgccTGCAGGGTGTAACCCTCCTCTGCAGACCCATTTTAGAGGAGATATGAAATAAATCCAGTGCACTGAGAAAGCCTCCActctgctcagcagggctgcagagtgAACTGCAGGCAAGCGGGGCTTGGTGCCTGTATCTCAATGAGCTTTGTGGTTCCACTTCTTCCTTCATGGAGGTGGAGGCTGGACaagctgctggaggagaaaaTCAGAGGGAATTATAAAATAGGCAGCCCCCACCTTTGGCTCAGCAAGCCCTGAACAACATCACTGATGTCTGTAAAGgcacatacatgcacacagacatgtGCACACAGGAGGGACACCTGCCCTGCTGAcattcttcttcttcagcaccTGCCTCTGGCTCTGTCCCAGGCAGGATGCTGAGATGTTTCCAGCCTGACTTCATGAGCCCATCCTTGTCCACGTGCACGAGCTGCCCCAAGCCCCACGTCCACTCCTTCCGTCGCTCCCATTGTCAGGCACAGCCTGACTCATGTCCCCTTCCTTGCTTTCTCTTTGCTCCTGTCATTTCCAAACCACCTTTCCTTCCCTATTCCCCACCCAGGcatatggatttattttttcacaacGGCCACGTCTTCCCCTTCTTCAAAACCGTTTGCACAAAACTAACGTCAAGTCGGTCTAATTAAAGCCCTGCCTGTTTATCATGTCTTTAAATCATTTCCTTCAAGCGGCCTCCAGATGAAGTTATCACTTTGTCAAAACACGCTCCAAAGGCGCAGCTCGGGGCATACAAAGGGAGAGCGCAGTCCCTCGGGAAGTCGGGGTGAGCTGTTCGCTCCGAGCTGCCGAGCCCACCCCTCCGAGCCCTTTCTTTGCCCCTGCGGCAGCTGTCATCCGATCCCACGCTTTGGCTTTCAATGGGGCGCTCCGAGGATGCCAGATGTTGGGAACAAAGGTCTAAAAATAATCTTTCCGAGTAATCTTCCCATCTCTCATTCAGGGAGAGCGTGTGCTTTGTGTCAACACGTGAGCCGAGAACCTGAGCTAACTTCAAGAAGttcaacagcagctcctgagttCTGCCTGTGGgttcctttttacttttttttttttttaattttttttcccccattttccgTTCCCAGAAGCCGCGCAGGGAAAAGCGGCTCTGGCAGCGCTCAGCCCTCGCTCTCCTCCCTCCCCGATCCCTCCCTCCTCGCATCCCGCAGCCTCGCTCGCTGGATCCATCCCTCCTCGCTCGCTGGATCCATCCCTCCTGAGGAAGAAGATGCGTTCCGGGATGCGGTTGTGGAAGCAGCTCCTCGGCgcagccctgtgtgtgctggttgtGCTGCCGGACCGGGGCGGTGCCAGGAGCCTCTGGAAGCGCGCTCTGCATCTCAAGATGACGGAGAGATACGATGTGAGTGAGGCTGAGGGCACTTtgggggcactttgggggcactttgggggcACTTCGGGGTGCGCTCGCCGCCAAACGGGAGTTTTCCTTCCGCGCGTGTATCATTTTACAACAAGGAGCGTTTGGATACGCGGGCTGTGTCTTTATGGAAGGGACTCTCTGTTTGCCAGGCTGGACGAGAGTTTTGCCACCTAGCTGCGGCAGGGGGAAGCTTGGGAAGCACCGCTGGCACCGGGGAGGTGGCACTGCCGTGGCACCGACACAACTTCTCCTTAAAACGTCCCGGGTTGGCAAGGGAAGCGTGGCTGGGGACGAGAGGGATGCAAAACCTGCGTGTCTGAGGATAGATTTGGTAGGAATGCGTTTTATTTAATGTGATTTATCGCTTAGAGAAGAGAGGGGGGTTCTCTGCCCAGGGACTCCACTGCCTATTGGGGTAATTTTGGGTAAATGTGTCCAGTTCCCAGTGATGATGTGAATAGAGGGATAGTGGCTTTGTCCGCGGTTTTGtaaaagctgcagcacagacacctcCAGATCCACAGTGACAGAATAACATGCCCATCACCTTAGCGGGTGTGGGGAGACAATCCAAGAAATCCATTCCCGTGTCTGTGCCTTGCCTGGCACActcagggcagcagaggggagctctgctgctgctcagtggcaccatctgtccctgcccactTTTGGCAGAATTCAGGGCATGCTGAGCTTCCCAAACCACGATGGTGCttggagcagcagtgctggagctggaacTGGAGCAGCAACAAGTTCTGGGAGCAGAGGCAATGATGGTGCTGGGGCTTGTTCTGGTGGGTCTGGGCCAAACAACTCTTGGAAATGGCCATGGAGGacattgaaattaaaaaaaaaaaaaaaggaaaacaattcaTCAGCTTGACTTTCAGGACCTGTtgtttacaaagaaaaaaaataatttgaaattttgACTTAATCCAATAAAGTCCCTTTCTAAGCCAGCACTGACCCAAGGCTTGTGCCCCCTGAGTCCCTTCAGTGGAAGCCCCAGGGCAGTCGGGTTTGATTGCACCTTTCAGCCATTGCATGTGCATAAACAGCATCTTGGTGTCACATGTGCATTCCTCcatctgttttctgcagcttttaatTGAAAAAGGATGTTTTTATGCCCATGATTTCTAGGGTGGTGTTTGGGGATGGCTGCATTGGGTTTGTGGAATTGCTGACTCAAAAGTGTGACACCCCTGATGAATGCACTGAAATAGTGTCTTGTCTGCTTGAAATGTTGCAGGAAACATGGTGTTTATATTTGAAAGGCATCTCAGTATTTTGTAagaaattttattcattttttcctctcctgagACAGAGCATCACCTGGTTTGCACTGCAATTGGAATCTGGTGAAGAGCTGTGTTTCCTGCAAAAATAAGTGTATTTATTCATATGTTCTTCTGCCATATTTTAATGTGAGGCTTCAGTTCAATAGGAACTATGAAATAAGTGACCCAGAGAGATAGGACAGGAGTAGAACAGGAATTGACATGTTGATCTTCAGATAAGGAGCCTGCTCCCCTCAGGATATATCCTCTTCTTTCAACCTGCCCTTCTTCCAGGGAGTGTTTTTTCTGGCAGACATGAATCCATCCAGGTGCTACTGATCTGGCAGGCTCAGCTGCAATTGGTTATATTGACAGAAGCATTTATCCAGGggaaacagaaaatgcttttttccccccttctcttCAAACCCTTGGAAGGAGGGAAGTGTCTGCTCTCCATCCTCTTATCCACCAAGTTGTTTTGGCAGCTCTTTCAGagagatattttctttcctacCAAATGCTGTGTGTTCTCTGCAGTTGGGGAATCAGAGGCTGAGGGTGGAGGAGCTGATTTGTGAGTCACTTGGACAGAGGGATAACAGATGGAGGTGCTTGTGGCAATAATGAGCCATATGGGGCACAGACAGCCCTGAGGGACCCCTGGAAGGACAGGAGAGAGGTCTGAGGGCAGCAGGACTTACGTTGTCTGAGTCCAGAACACCTGAGCCTACAGCAGGAGGAATGTATCCACAACAATGCTGGAAACAGGTGAGACCATGAGGAGCTTGAGGTCTGGCCAGGAGAATTTCAGTCAGGTGCTTGGCAGGGGTGTTGGTTGgcaaggaggggcaggagggaatggAGAAGGGACAAAGAGGGACTGCagtgagaaggaaaagctggcagTCACCGTGGCATGGAGGAGCTGGACTTCCAGCTCTTGGTAAATCCATGGATTTTACAGCCAGAGGGACACTGGTCAGGTTTAGTGATTTGCTCTGTGGCCCCCACACAGCCCAGAAACTGTTCCcaaaggacagagagagggacCTACCTGGGAGTGGACTTCATTCATTAGCAAGGCACCCACACTGGGGGAAACTGGACCAGTCTGGATTTTATTCCAGTGTCAACCGCATCAAGCGGTAGAAAAATTTCCAGCCTTCTTTTCAAGTTTTCCAGGAATGAAGAATTCCTCCCAGCTGCTGGAATGCTCTTCCAGCACTGTATTTACCCTCCAGCCAGCTGTCATAAGTCAGCACTGAGCTCAGCACACCTCCTGGGAGATCTCTGTCCCCTGTATCCTCAGAGCAACCTCCgagcagagcagcctcagcctCCCCTTTGGAACATAAATGCACACCATTCCCTGTTTTCTAGCCCTTTAATCATCATTCTACATCTCCTTTAAGCTCATCCCAATTTTGCAACAATCTTCCAGGactgcaaacagcagcaccaAAATGACTaatccagaggcagcaggaggggaacGTTATTCCTGTTGGTTTGGTCTTGTCCTTCCAATTCTTAAACTTGCCTTTGGTCTGATATTTGCAGTTTTGGTCACCAATGAGCTGTGATTTTCCAGGGCTCTGGTGGAAATCCTGGAGGATTCTAAATTCCTCCtgactgtgtatttttttcagaggaaatgtGGTTTATGGCCAGTGTTTGGGAATACCTGCCAGGAACTTGGGAGTGTCTGTGCAGAATGGGAATGAGCAGAGAACTGTGCTTGGACATGAGCTCAGGGACCATTTTCAGGCACAAATAATAGACCAGATCTGAGATTTTTCAGAGGCAAACTGCACCCCACAGTTGCTATTGAAATTATGGGTTGAGAGTGAGTGATTCCACTGAGGTTTTTCCTAATCTCTGCTGACCTCCAGGTTTCCTCAGCTGAACTCTGAACTTTTCCCCTTACTTTGTTTCTGGATATTATCATTAAAATGATTTTATAAGTCTCCCTGGGAAACTGCAATTTACTtcctgcactgaaaaaaatattcttaaaggaagaaattttgacTGTTTTCATAATGTGTAAAAATTATAAATCTGAGCTTTGCTCAGAGCCAAACTGTGACTCCTGAGAGAGCTTTTAAAACCCTTTGCAACCCAAACCTGCAGATATCCTTAACCAGGTCATTTTGGGGCATGAGGAAATCCTGTTTCCCACCAGGATGGATTATGCACACAAACCCCAGGTTTTATTAAATCAAATATGCAGAATATTCTTTTGCCCATGAGGctttaaaagaaatgtgttcTGAGCAAGAGGTGACCAGAGAAAAtgggcagggaggtggtgaGGGCCAAAGTTCTTTGGCCAAAGCTGTTGTATTGTTCCCAAAGGGAAATGTCATTCATGGGGCCAACTGTTCATTGCAATTTTGGCTTCTTGGTTTCTGAATCATCTGTGACCCAACTGCAGtaattgtttggggtttgtttcatGTATCCATTATGTGCCAGTGTTGCTTTGGTCACATTTCTGTCTGACCTTTCACACAGAACAGCAAACTATGACCCTGCAGGATGAACAGCCCCTCCAACACAGAGCCCTGTCCAGTGTTTGGAACTGCACAGATTTACTGTTAAATACTCCCTTATATCCCAAAATTACACTTGTCCGAGTATTTTCtctattcaaaataaaaaaaaagtattttcaatatCTTCAATTCAAAAACAGGTTATTTCAAAGCTGGAGTATTTGCAGATTACTAATGTGAGAGTTTGCACCTTCAGCATGGAAAACATCATCAAaattaggaaatatttctttgtttcaaaCCTATTTTGTGGTTCAAACAACTTGTCAGTTCCAGAGAAAACAACCTCTCAGAGGGGCTTTTGAGCAGTTTCTCGTTGACTGAATGGAAACAGTTGGACTTAataatcttagaggtcttttccaacctcaatggTTCTATGAAACAACTAAGaaaaaaactaagaaaatttTGTATTGATACTGGGAACAGAGCAGGAAATAGTGGAAATAGTGGGAATTCTCTGTgtctcacacagacacacacacattgtgTAATCAGAGATATAACCAGGGGATGGATGCTCTTTAATGTACACCTTGTGCCAGAAATGAAAGCTTTTGTTCATCCTGACCTTTCCTGTCCTCCTCCCCTGGCTGACACTCAATCAACCAGCTGATGGAGCAACCTCCCTGTTCTCCCCTTCCCCTGATCTATGGCTCAAGGAGCAGAGGTCACTTTTGGTGCAAAACCAGCACCTTACCAGTCCAGCTCTAAGCTATGGACCCCATGGAAGGGAAAGGTCTCATGAGTACCACAAACAAAGTGCATTTGGTGTCCTTTGCCTTCATTCTCTGCATTAGATTATCCCAAGGGAGTGAAGAAGAACTTGATTTCACCATTACAGCTCCTTGATTGCTGCTTGGACACACAGACCAGTGACAATCCCTGGGGTAATGGACCTGCTGGGGCCTCTCCTAGGATGTGTTTTTGGGTGGAACATCTGGGAACATGCTGTTACCAAGGGCACGTGTGCTCCACAGGAACCACGGGGAGGTTTCAGCAGTGAGGATGGAGCAGAATGTGGATACAGAGGGTGTGAGTCTGACCCCACATTGCTCCACAGCCTGGTGGTGGTGAAATGGCCTGGAGACCCCTGAGGGAAAGTTGCACCACGTTGTTTCTTGGAATGACAACCTCAGTTCCCCGTCACTGATTTCGTAATGTAACAGTGATGGGGCcaagtatatataaatatatataaatataaactcCCAAACTCCCAGCCTGCTGGTGAGGACATGGCACTGCTCACTCTGCACTCTGAGGCTTGAGCTCTTTCAAAAGTGCAAATCCAGGAGCCATGTTTGGATTTGATTAGGGTTTGTTAATAAATCTGGTTGCCCTGAGTGCTTTatgctgccctggggagctgagctggagccCAGAGCTGAGTGGTGGAGCCACAGGTGAGAAAGGAGTGGGTTGGGGTGATTCATCTCCCCATCAGAGGGATCTGACTTCTTGCCAAATGCCACCAGTGTGAATAACATTTGAATGGTGCTTCTTATAAATGTTTCTAGTAAAAACCTCTGTCTGTTAATCCACATTAAATCTTCCTTGTGCCTTTGGTGGGCAATGAACAGCTCAGGTCCTTTCTGCTGTGgtccagcctttttttttaggATTAAGCATCAATCCCACAGATCTCACACAGAGCATCTCACATTTTAGAAATGGTCCTTAATTTACCAACTCAAAGTAGAGTAGAAAAGCTCAAAAGACTCCTCTATAAATTCTAGTCTAGAAGGAGCTGATGGAGGTAGAAAGAGCCCATTGAGGACTCAGGTCCATGACCTGTTTGTGGACATAACCTCCAAACAACAGTGTCGTCGCTTCCACTGCTTTACTATTGAAGTGTTTAGTTGTCCTCGTCATGAAGATGCCTGgagcttttcttcctgtttcccaGACAAGTATAAAAGACTCTTAAGGCTTTATTTTTAACCTCCTAATTTTCTTTACAATACCCTTAATTACAAAAGGAGCTCCCCACAACAACCTTGTGGTTTGTACTTCCCAAAGCTCAAGGCAAACCCCCCTTCCCACACTCCAACACCCTCCTTGCGCTTCCATGTTTGGTGACCCGCCCTCACGCCCaaccttctctccttttcttctctttgcaagGATTATGAGTACCCTCTTCATTCTCACAGTGCCCACTCGCAGAAGAGCGACCGgtgcccgccgccgccgcagaCGCTGCCGGAACGCGCCTGCGAGGTGCCCACCTGCCGCTCCGACGCCGAGTGCCAGCGGCACAAGCGCTGCTGCTACAACGGCTGCATCTACGCCTGCCTGGAGTCTGTGCAGCCCCCACcaggtgggcagggcctgggacCTTCACATCTGTGTTCCAGAAGGTGCTGGTGGGGCTCAggagtatcacagaatcatagaatggattgggttggaaaagacctccgagatcatcaagtccaacccttgatccaaccctactgtgatcaccagcccagggcacagagtgccctgggctggtgatcacagtgggattggatcaagatgtggtggatcaagacgtggtggattctcacccagtgccacatccatagaaacacagaattgattggaaaagacctccaagatcatcaagtccaacccttgggccaactccagtccgtttaccagatcatggcactcagtgccacggccaagctcagtctaaaacctccagggatggggaatccaccccctctctgggcagcccattccaatccctgagcactctctctgcaaagaatttttttctggtctccaacttcaatttcccctggcagagcttgagcccatcgtgcccccttgtcctattgctgagtgcctgggagaagagaccaacccccacctggccagaactt is drawn from Pithys albifrons albifrons isolate INPA30051 chromosome 12, PitAlb_v1, whole genome shotgun sequence and contains these coding sequences:
- the WFDC1 gene encoding WAP four-disulfide core domain protein 1, which encodes MRSGMRLWKQLLGAALCVLVVLPDRGGARSLWKRALHLKMTERYDDYEYPLHSHSAHSQKSDRCPPPPQTLPERACEVPTCRSDAECQRHKRCCYNGCIYACLESVQPPPVLDWLVQPKPRWLGGNGWLLDGPEEVLQAEACSTTEDGDEPLHCPTGYECHIINPGNTAEGIPNRGQCIKLRGNPDGHNLRHKYYKEYFGSNSNNVVGYVKNQQKHLG